TCTACCCAACCTACTATAACAAAAACGAGGGCAAGGTAGAAAACCTAGTAGCAGAAAAAACTGAAAATGTCTATTATAAAGAAAAAATAGACCAAGTTAAGGTAGTAATTCCAGTATTTCCTGGCACAAACTCAGAATATGACACACAAAAGGCCTTTGAAGAGGCTGGTGCAGTAGTTAGTCAAGTTGTCTTTACAAATACAAAAGAAGACGACATTGAAAAATCAATCGATGCATTTGTTAAGGAAATTAAATCTTCCCACATTATAGCCTTTCCTGGTGGATTTTCAGCAGGAGATGAGCCAGATGGGTCAGCGAAATTTATAGTAAATATCCTAAAAAATGACAAGGTAAAAGAAACAATCCATGCCCACTTAGCTGACAAAAAGCTAATCCTAGGTATTTGTAACGGATTCCAAGCCCTTATAAAATCAGGACTCTTACCTTATGGAAAGATAAAAGACCTTAACGAAGATGACCTAAGCCTATTTAGGAATGTTGGTTTTAGGCATATATCAGATACAGCAATCACAAGAGTGGCTTCTACAAAATCTCCATGGACCCAAGGTTTTGAAATTGGTGACCTCCATGAACTTGTATTTAGTCACGGAGAAGGAAGACTCGTTGGCAACAATATCGAAAAATTCAAGCACCTTGCAGCCTTCCAATATGTAGACGCCGATGGGGATGCGACCCTAAACGGCAAATACAATCCAAATGGATCAGCCCTAGCCATTGAGGGAATGGTGAGTGAAGATGGTCTAATCTTAGGCAAGATGGGCCATTCAGAAAGGTCCTACAAGACCCTTTACAAAACCAATACTATAAAGGATAGGCAAGACATATTTAAAAATGGTGTGAAATATTTCACCAGATAGATTTTTTTAAGGAGTAAGGATGTTTGGAATTTGGAATATAGAAAAGGCTCCAAGTGTTGCCTTTTATGCCCTTCACGCCCTCCAACACAGGGGACAACAAGGTGCAGGTATTGTCTCAACAGAAAGAACTAGGCTTAGGGGCTATAGAAATGTTGGCCTCTTGGCAGATGTATTTAAGGATAATGGAAAGCTAGAAAAAATTGATGGATCAGCTGCCTTGGGTGCCCTTTGGTACTCAAGCGGTAATTCCACAAATGTTCAAAATATAGAACCACTTTTGTACAAATTTAACGACGGACACCTAGGCATTGCCATGAATGGTAATCTAAATAACGCCAGATGGCTTAGGGCCGAGCTTGAAGATGAGGGTGCAGTTTTCCATTCTGCAAGCCACGCTGAAATCATCATGCACTTAATTAGAAGGTCTAGAAAAGAAACCATCGAAGAAAGATTTAAGGAAGCCTTAAATAAGTTAAGTGGATCATTTTCTGTAATGCTTCTAACCCAAGACGCTCTATACGGAGCAGTTGATAAGCACGCTACAAGACCACTAGTTCTCGGAAAACTCGGTGATTCCTATACAATCGCCTCAGAGTCTTGTGCCCTAAATGTAATCGGGGCTGACTTTTTAAAGGATGTCTCAGCAGGAGAAATTATAAGAATTGACGATGCAGGTTTTGAAATAGGGAGCTTCTGCGAACCTTCAAATATAGCCATAGAATCCATGGAATTTATCTATTTTGCAAGGCCTGACTCAACCATCCTTGGCAAAAATGTCCACATAGTTAGGAAAAATACTGGTAGGGTTTTGGCAAGAGAATTTCCTGTGGATGCTGATATAGTCGTCGGTGTACCAAATTCTTCCCTATCCCTTGCAACAGGTTATGCAGAAGAAATTGGCCTTCCATACGAGATGGGTCTTATCAAAAACCAATACATAGGCAGGACCTTTATCGAGCCTTCCCAACATTTAAGAGATATAGCAGTAAAAATGAAATTATCAGCTCTTTCTGATGTTGTGAGAAATAAGAGGGTAATCCTTCTTGACGATTCAATCGTAAGAGGCACTACATCTAAGAGAATCATTTCTATGCTTAAAAAGGCTGGAGCAAGCGAAGTCCACCTTAGGATTGGTTCACCAGAGATTGTTTTCCCTTCTTATTCGGGTATAGATATGAAAACATCCCAGGAACTTATTGCTGCAAACCTCACCAAAGATGAGGTAAGGGACTTAATCGGGGCAGATAGTTTGGAATTTATAACTGTTGATGGTCTTAAAGAAGCAATTGGCTTTGATTTTGATAGTCTAAATAAGGGAATTTCTCTTGATATTTTTATAGGTGACTATGTCGAAGGACTTGGCAATTATGAAGAAGAATTTAAGGCAGAACTTACAGATATACAAAAAGATTTTTTAGCAAAGGGGAGTAAATGAGCGAGAAATACAAGGCGGCAGGTGTTAGCCTAAATGCTGGTTATGAATCAGTTGAAAGAATCAAAAAACATGTGGAATCTACAAAAAATAAGGGCATGATGTCAATGATAGGGAGTTTTGGTGGAGCCTTTGATCTATCAGCCTACAATTTTAAAAATCCTGTTTTAGTAAGCGGTACTGACGGTGTTGGAACCAAGCTTAAACTTGCTTTTGAAATGGACAAGCATGATACAATAGGTATAGATGTTGTAGCTATGTGTGTCAATGATATCCTAGCCCAGGGGGCAATTCCTCTTTATTTTCTAGACTACCTAGCTGTTGGTAAAAATCACCCAGCCCAAATAGAGGAGATCGTAAAGGGAGTTGCAGAAGGCTGCAGACAAGCAGGAGCTGCCCTCATAGGTGGTGAAACAGCAGAGATGCCAGGTTTTTATAAAGAAGGCCAGTACGATATAGCAGGTTTTGCAGTCGGCGCCCAAGAAAAAGATCTCTTGATAGATACAGAAAATACAAAGCCAGGTGATCTTGTAATTGGCATACCATCTACAGGATTTCACTCAAATGGTTTTTCCCTAATAAGAAAAGTTTTATCAGATAATAATTTATCACTAGACCAAGAATTTGAAGATAGGACCCTAGGCCAGGCCCTATTAGAGCCTACAAGAATCTACGCCAAGGAAGTTTTATCCCTACTTGGCAAGGTAGAAATTGCAGGGATTTCCCATATAACAGGCGGAGGTTTTTATGAAAACCTACCTAGGGCTATAAAAAAAGGCTTGGGGATCAAAATTTATAAAGACTCATATGAAGTTCCAGCAATCTTTAGATTTATCCAAGAAAAAGGCCAGATAGATGATGCGGAAATGTACCAAGTATTTAATATGGGTGTAGGTCTTGCTATAATAGTAGATCAAAAAGATAAAGATAAGGTATTAGAAACAATTTCTGATAGTTTCCTACTAGGAGAAGTAAGTCAAGACGAAGGGATCAGTTTTGTATGAAAAATATAGCTATATTTGCAAGTGGTAATGGTACAAATTTTCAAGCCTTGGTTGACAATGAATCAATAAATCAATTAGCCAAAATAAAGATCTTGGTTTGTGATAATCCAAAAGCAACAGTTATAGAAAGAGCCATAGAAAGAAATATAAGTGTCTTTACCTTCAAGGCAAAAGATTATGATAGCAAAAAGGACTATGAAGATGAGATCCTAAAGAAAGTCAAAAATTGTGATTATATATTTTTAGCTGGCTATATGAGGATCCTCTCCCCATATTTTCTAGAAAATTTCAAAGGCAAAGTTGTCAATATTCACCCGTCTTTGCTACCTGATTATAAGGGTAAGGATGCTATAAAAAGAGCTTATGAAGCAAAAGAAGAATACATAGGAGTCAGTATTCACTTTGTAAATGAAAAAGTAGATGGGGGCAAAATAATTCGCCAGAAAAAACTAAAGGTAGATTATAATAAGTCCTTAGCAGAAATAACAGAAGAAATTCATAAAATTGAACACCAATTATACACAGAGACAGCAAGAAAAATATTGATGGAGGAAATATGAGAAGAGCACTGATAAGCGTAAGTGATAAGACAAAGGTTGCAGATTTTGCAAGAGCCCTAAGAGAAAATGGTTTTGAAATCATCTCTACTGGTGGGACATTAAAACATTTGACAGATGAGGGTATAGACTGTATTCCTATAGAAGAGTACACAGGTTTTCCAGAGATCTTAGAAGGCAGGGTCAAAACTCTCCATCCCAAAGTACATGGTGGTCTTTTATCAAAAAGAGATAAGGAAAGCCACATAAAAGAGCTAAAAGAAAACCAAATCGGTTATATAGACCTAGTTTGTGTCAATCTTTATCCTTTTGCTCAAACCCTAAAAAAACCAGGAGTGACTGATGAGGAGATTATAGAAAATATAGATATTGGTGGCCCATCTATGCTTAGGTCTGCTGCAAAAAACTATAAGTTTGTCACAGTTGTAACTGATATAGAAGATTATGATTCTGTTATCGAAGAAATAAGAGAAAATAAGGACACATCATTAGAAACTAGGGAAAAGCTTGCAGCAAAAGTCTTCAATAAGACTGCAAATTATGACAGGATGATCGCAGATTATTTCAACAAAAAATTGGGCCTTGAAGAAGATAGGCTAGACCTATCATTTAGGCTTGAAGATGAGCTAAGATATGGGGAAAATCCTCACCAAAAAGCTTGGCATTATGTATGTGATGAAGAAACTTCTTATGCACTCCAAGATGCTATCCAGCTTCATGGCAAGAAGATGTCTTATAATAATATCCAAGATGCCTCAGCTGCCCTAGACATCCTCCAAGAATTTGACGAAACAGTTTGTGTAGGCCTAAAACACATGAACCCATGCGGTGTCGCTACAGGAAAAACCGTATTTGATGCCTGGAATAGAGCTTTTGAAGCAGACCCTGTTTCAATCTTTGGTGGCATTGTTGCAATTAACGGCACAGTTGATAAGAAAACTGCAGAAAAAATGCACGAAATTTTCTTAGAGATAATTCTTGCCTACGATTATGAAGATGAGGCTCTTGAAATCCTTGAAAAGAAGAAAAATGTCAGAATTTATAAAATTCCAAAGAAAACTGACAAGAATCCAAAATTAATAAAATCCGTCAGAGGCGGAATCTTAGTCCAAGATTACGATGACAAGGTTTATGAAAAACTAGAAACAGTTACAGAGACAAAGGTCAGCGAAGAAGACCTAAAGGACCTAGAATTTGCCTACAAGATTGTAAAACACGTTAAATCAAATGCAATCTTACTTGCCAAGGATGGTCAAACTGTAGGTGTTGGTGCTGGTCAAATGAACAGGGTCGGTGCAGCTGAAATTGCCTTTACACAAGCAGGTGACAAGGCAAAGGGTGCAGTCCTTGCATCAGACGCCTTCTTCCCATTTAGGGACAGTGTTGATGAGGCAGCGGGACACGACATCAAGGCTATCATTCAACCGGGCGGATCAATCCGTGACGACGAATCAATCGAAGCTTGTAACGAAAATGGAATAGCCATGGTATTTACTGGCATGCGCCACTTTAAACATTAATATGGCAAGGGTATTAGTAGTAGGAAATGGCGGCAGAGAGCACGCTATTTCTGATAAATTATATAGGGAAGGCCACGAAATATTTATGCTGGGAGAAAATCCTGGCGTGGCCCAGTTTGGAACATGTATCACTTGCGAGGTCGGAGAGCTTCCTAGTTTTTGCAAGGAAAATGAAATTGACCTGGTCTTTGTAGGTCCAGAAGCCTTTTTGGTTGACGGGATTGTTGACCTTGTGGAAAAAGAAAATATCAGAGTTTTTGGCCCAAACAAGGCCGCAGCCATCCTTGAAGGATCAAAGGCCTTTGCCAAAGATTTGATGAAAAAATATGACATACCAACAGCATCCTATGAGACTTTTACAGATTACGAAAAAGCTCTAGCTTATGTAGAAAAATCCGATTTTCCTTTGGTAATTAAGGCTGATGGAATAGCTGCAGGTAAGGGAGTAATTATTGCCCAAGATCTCGAAGAGGGAAGAGAAGCCCTCAAAGAGATTATGGTTGATCAGAAATTTGCAGAAGCTGGTGCTTCTGTTGTTATTGAGGAATTTCTTGAGGGAGAAGAATTTTCTCTCCTATCCTTTGTGTCAGGCGAAATAGTTATGCCAATGAAGGTTGTTCAAGACCACAAGAGGGCCTTTGATGAAGACCTAGGCCTTAACACAGGTGGTATGGGCGTTTATATGCCAATTAAGCATATTAGTGATTCTGACATAGAAGAAGCTCTAGAAAATGTTGTAAAACCAACAGCCAAGGCTATGATTAAGGAAGGCCGCCCATTTAAGGGAATCTTATTTGCAGGCCTTATGAAAACTAAGGATGGAATAAAAACTATAGAATACAACGTTCGTTTCGGAGATCCTGAGACAGAAATTATTCTCTTGTCTATGGAAACTTCCCTTTACGACTTGGCTCAGGCAGTCCTAGACGGTAGGAAAATGGAAATTAAATGGAAGGATAAGGCCTATATAGGCGTTGTTCTTGCATCAAAGGGTTATCCAGAATCCTATGAGAAAGGCTTTGAAATAACAGGTCTTGACGGTCTTGATTCAAAAGTTTTCCATATGGGTACAAAGGAAAGTGACGGAAAGATTCTTACAAATGGCGGTAGGGTTTTGATCGTGTGTCAAGAAGGCGAGAGCCTTGCGGAAGCGAGAGAAGCCGCTTATAGGGACGTTGAAAAAATCAAGTGCGATAATCTTTTCTACAGAAAAGACATCGGACATTTATCATTAAAGTGAGGGAAAATGAAGACTGATTACGAAATATCTTTACAAGCAAAAAAAGAAAAAATAGAAGACGTTGCAGCAAAGATTGGCATTTCAGCCGATAAATTAATAAAATATGGTGATTACAAGGCAAAGATAAAAAGAGAAAATTTTGATAATTTATCTGAAAATCTTGTTTTAGTCACATCTATAAACCCAACCTCATCTGGGGAAGGAAAGTCAACTGTTACCGTAGGCCTATCTGATGGTTTAAACAAAATCGGCAAAAAATCCACAGTTGCCCTTAGGGAACCATCTTTTGGCCCAGTTCTTGGTAGAAAAGGTGGAGCAACAGGTGGTGGCTATGCCCAAGTTGTTCCAATGGATGAGATAAATCTACATTTTAATGGTGACTTTCACGCCATCACATCTGCCCACAATGCGATTATGGCCCTAATTAATAACCATATTTTCCAGGGCAATGAACTTGGCTTTAAAAAAGTAATGTTTAACTATGTCATGGATATGAATGAAAGAGCCCTTAGAAGGATAAAAATCAATGCCAATGGCAAGGACGAGAGGGATTCTTCTTTTGACATCACAGTTGCAAGTGAAATCATGGCTATTTTATGCCTTGCAGAAGACCTAGAAGACCTAAGATCTAGGATTGGTGATATCATGGTGGGATATAACCAAGATGACAAACCTATTTTTGCAAAAGATTTGGGAGTTGAAGGTGTAGTTGTAGCCATCCTTAAAGATGCTATGAATCCAAACCTAGTCCAATCTTTGGAAAACAACCCAGCAATCATCCACGGCGGTCCATTTGCCAATATAGCCCACGGCTGTAATTCAGTTATTGCAACAAAAACAGCCCTTAAATACTCTGATTATGTAATCACAGAAGCAGGTTTTGGGGCCGATTTAGGAGCTGAAAAGTTTTTAGACATCAAATGTAGGGTTTCCGGTCTACGTCCAAAGGCTGCTGTTGTAGTTGCAACAATCAAGGCCCTTAAACTTCACGGTGGGGTTGACGAAGCAAATCTTACTGAAGAAAATCTTGATGCCCTAAAAGAAGGGGTTAAAAACCTTGAAAAGCATGTCGAAAACATGAGAAAATACAATCTTCCTGTAATAGTTGCCCTAAATCAATTTGTGACAGATACAGAGGCTGAAATTAAATTCATGGAAGACTGGGCAAAGGACTTTGACGTAGAATTTTCCCTAACCCAAGTATGGGCAAAAGGTGGCGAAGGTGCGATTGATCTTGCTAATAAACTTGTTAATATAGTTGAAAACAACAAGGAAGAAGTAAAACTTCTTTACCAAGACGATCTTTCTATAGAAGAGAAAATCAACACTATTGCCAAGGAAATTTACGGTGCAGCCAAGGTTAATTTCACAGACCAAGCCAGAGAAGTTCTAGATAAAATCGACGAGCTTGGCTATAGAAATTACCCAGTTTGTATGGCTAAAACCCCAGCATCCTTAACAGATGATGGCAAAATCAAAGGCAGACCTGAGGGCTTTGAGATCACAGTTTCTGACATAAAAATCAAGACTGGAGCAAGGTTTGTAGTTGCCTATCTCAACAAGGTTTTAACTATGCCAGGCCTACCAAAACATCCAAATGCTTTGGAAATCGACATTGATGAGAATGAAAATATAATAAACCTATACTAGAATTATAAGCGGCCCCGGCCGCTTTTTTCTTTGTAAGTTTTTATAATTTATGATATTATAAAATTAACAAGATAAAGGGGAGGATAGGATGAAAAAGAAAAATATATTTTTAAGCCTATTGCTGGTAGTACTTTTAGCTGGATGTAAGGTTGAAAGTCAAAAGGCAGAAGAAGCGAAACTTATAAAAGAGGATTTTGACCTTGATATTATGGACAAATATGATGGTGGCAACATCGTTGATTTTGGTAATGGGGTTTATTCAATTAAGAGCGGAAAAGATTCAAATCTTTCCTTAAAACTAACTTGTTTTGACGAAGGAGAAGAAAATGAGATTTTTGATATAAGCCTTCCAGACTTGGAAGAAGGGGAAAAATTAGGCTTTGAACTTTCTTCAAGAGAGGTCAATGTTTATGTGATTTCAGATAAGAAAATTTCCCAAGTTACAAAATTTGACTTTGAAAATAAAATTTTTGAAAATAATGAAGGAAAGAACTGGGAATGGACAGAAGGTGGTCTCATCAAGGAAAATGAGCCTTATCCTGTATTTGCAGCCTTCCTTACAGATTCAAATGAATTTTCATTTGTAGGCTTTGAAAAACCAGATTTTAGGTCTCAATTTAAAAATAATAAAGACTTATCAGCCCTAGTATTAGAAATAAGCATGAGCGATGAGAAATAGCAGCCAAGAGATTCTCTGATATTTTTAAATTAGCTGATATTAGCTCTCTACAATCCAAAAGTATAGTTTTTATAAGAAAGGATAGGTAAATGAAAAAATTATCTTATAGCCTAAAAGAAGGTTTGATTTTACTATTTTTCTTTATTATAAGTCAAGTTCTATACAAGTATTTCCCGGGAAATATTTACCTTTTAAAGTGGACTGCCGATAGGTATTATATACTTTTTATTTTACTATTAGGTCTAAATTATTTTGAGAAATATAAGTTTTCTCAATCCTTGGTCTTTGGGCACGTCATTGGGCTAATATTAGGAGGTATAATTGGGCAAGTGGTTTATTTTTCTAATATAAAGAAAATCGCTCCTGGCATGAGTGCTGAGGAGGTTTATAGGCTTTCTAACAATCCAGCTGTATGGATTTATATTTTTATTATGCTTATATTCTTTATATATGGATTATATAGGGAGAAAAAATCAAAAAAATATAAGGCCAAATCATAAATAGATTTGACCTTATATTTTAAATACCATTCTGATTATACCGAAAATTAGCATATGGACCGGATAAAATAAGTAGTTAAAAATTTTATTTTGTTTGCCTTTTTCTCCATTATATAAAAGAACTGTTGCAAAACCGAGAATAGCATATATTTCTTTGATTATAACTAGGTAGGAAAGTCCTGAGGCTATAATTCTTTTTTCATAAAATAGATAGTATAGGTATATTGTTATTATGGCATAGTACTCGTAGTCAGATGATATAAGCATTGATCCTAGAGAGGAAAGTACCACTAATAGGAGGGATACAAAGATCCAAAGGGGTCTTTTTTTTATTTTTTCTTTTAACTTATCTATTACCATTATTGTAAAAAGTCCAAGAGCTAGTCCCCATAGAATATTTTGCGACCAGGTATTTATAAATACTGCCGACTGGAACATATCGTAGGGGATTTCAGAAATTACTGCAAAAATAAGCAAGTTTCTAAGATATGACCACCTAGATTTAGTTTTAAAAAATCCCTCTACTATCAT
This window of the Anaerococcus mediterraneensis genome carries:
- the purH gene encoding bifunctional phosphoribosylaminoimidazolecarboxamide formyltransferase/IMP cyclohydrolase — encoded protein: MRRALISVSDKTKVADFARALRENGFEIISTGGTLKHLTDEGIDCIPIEEYTGFPEILEGRVKTLHPKVHGGLLSKRDKESHIKELKENQIGYIDLVCVNLYPFAQTLKKPGVTDEEIIENIDIGGPSMLRSAAKNYKFVTVVTDIEDYDSVIEEIRENKDTSLETREKLAAKVFNKTANYDRMIADYFNKKLGLEEDRLDLSFRLEDELRYGENPHQKAWHYVCDEETSYALQDAIQLHGKKMSYNNIQDASAALDILQEFDETVCVGLKHMNPCGVATGKTVFDAWNRAFEADPVSIFGGIVAINGTVDKKTAEKMHEIFLEIILAYDYEDEALEILEKKKNVRIYKIPKKTDKNPKLIKSVRGGILVQDYDDKVYEKLETVTETKVSEEDLKDLEFAYKIVKHVKSNAILLAKDGQTVGVGAGQMNRVGAAEIAFTQAGDKAKGAVLASDAFFPFRDSVDEAAGHDIKAIIQPGGSIRDDESIEACNENGIAMVFTGMRHFKH
- the purF gene encoding amidophosphoribosyltransferase — protein: MFGIWNIEKAPSVAFYALHALQHRGQQGAGIVSTERTRLRGYRNVGLLADVFKDNGKLEKIDGSAALGALWYSSGNSTNVQNIEPLLYKFNDGHLGIAMNGNLNNARWLRAELEDEGAVFHSASHAEIIMHLIRRSRKETIEERFKEALNKLSGSFSVMLLTQDALYGAVDKHATRPLVLGKLGDSYTIASESCALNVIGADFLKDVSAGEIIRIDDAGFEIGSFCEPSNIAIESMEFIYFARPDSTILGKNVHIVRKNTGRVLAREFPVDADIVVGVPNSSLSLATGYAEEIGLPYEMGLIKNQYIGRTFIEPSQHLRDIAVKMKLSALSDVVRNKRVILLDDSIVRGTTSKRIISMLKKAGASEVHLRIGSPEIVFPSYSGIDMKTSQELIAANLTKDEVRDLIGADSLEFITVDGLKEAIGFDFDSLNKGISLDIFIGDYVEGLGNYEEEFKAELTDIQKDFLAKGSK
- a CDS encoding TraX family protein, whose product is MKKFKNIKGINGAQLKYIAFASMFIDHFNKAIITPFLTGSGPMVIITTIFDILGRIAFPIFAFMIVEGFFKTKSRWSYLRNLLIFAVISEIPYDMFQSAVFINTWSQNILWGLALGLFTIMVIDKLKEKIKKRPLWIFVSLLLVVLSSLGSMLISSDYEYYAIITIYLYYLFYEKRIIASGLSYLVIIKEIYAILGFATVLLYNGEKGKQNKIFNYLFYPVHMLIFGIIRMVFKI
- the purN gene encoding phosphoribosylglycinamide formyltransferase, giving the protein MKNIAIFASGNGTNFQALVDNESINQLAKIKILVCDNPKATVIERAIERNISVFTFKAKDYDSKKDYEDEILKKVKNCDYIFLAGYMRILSPYFLENFKGKVVNIHPSLLPDYKGKDAIKRAYEAKEEYIGVSIHFVNEKVDGGKIIRQKKLKVDYNKSLAEITEEIHKIEHQLYTETARKILMEEI
- a CDS encoding formate--tetrahydrofolate ligase, coding for MKTDYEISLQAKKEKIEDVAAKIGISADKLIKYGDYKAKIKRENFDNLSENLVLVTSINPTSSGEGKSTVTVGLSDGLNKIGKKSTVALREPSFGPVLGRKGGATGGGYAQVVPMDEINLHFNGDFHAITSAHNAIMALINNHIFQGNELGFKKVMFNYVMDMNERALRRIKINANGKDERDSSFDITVASEIMAILCLAEDLEDLRSRIGDIMVGYNQDDKPIFAKDLGVEGVVVAILKDAMNPNLVQSLENNPAIIHGGPFANIAHGCNSVIATKTALKYSDYVITEAGFGADLGAEKFLDIKCRVSGLRPKAAVVVATIKALKLHGGVDEANLTEENLDALKEGVKNLEKHVENMRKYNLPVIVALNQFVTDTEAEIKFMEDWAKDFDVEFSLTQVWAKGGEGAIDLANKLVNIVENNKEEVKLLYQDDLSIEEKINTIAKEIYGAAKVNFTDQAREVLDKIDELGYRNYPVCMAKTPASLTDDGKIKGRPEGFEITVSDIKIKTGARFVVAYLNKVLTMPGLPKHPNALEIDIDENENIINLY
- the purD gene encoding phosphoribosylamine--glycine ligase, which gives rise to MARVLVVGNGGREHAISDKLYREGHEIFMLGENPGVAQFGTCITCEVGELPSFCKENEIDLVFVGPEAFLVDGIVDLVEKENIRVFGPNKAAAILEGSKAFAKDLMKKYDIPTASYETFTDYEKALAYVEKSDFPLVIKADGIAAGKGVIIAQDLEEGREALKEIMVDQKFAEAGASVVIEEFLEGEEFSLLSFVSGEIVMPMKVVQDHKRAFDEDLGLNTGGMGVYMPIKHISDSDIEEALENVVKPTAKAMIKEGRPFKGILFAGLMKTKDGIKTIEYNVRFGDPETEIILLSMETSLYDLAQAVLDGRKMEIKWKDKAYIGVVLASKGYPESYEKGFEITGLDGLDSKVFHMGTKESDGKILTNGGRVLIVCQEGESLAEAREAAYRDVEKIKCDNLFYRKDIGHLSLK
- the purM gene encoding phosphoribosylformylglycinamidine cyclo-ligase, producing the protein MSEKYKAAGVSLNAGYESVERIKKHVESTKNKGMMSMIGSFGGAFDLSAYNFKNPVLVSGTDGVGTKLKLAFEMDKHDTIGIDVVAMCVNDILAQGAIPLYFLDYLAVGKNHPAQIEEIVKGVAEGCRQAGAALIGGETAEMPGFYKEGQYDIAGFAVGAQEKDLLIDTENTKPGDLVIGIPSTGFHSNGFSLIRKVLSDNNLSLDQEFEDRTLGQALLEPTRIYAKEVLSLLGKVEIAGISHITGGGFYENLPRAIKKGLGIKIYKDSYEVPAIFRFIQEKGQIDDAEMYQVFNMGVGLAIIVDQKDKDKVLETISDSFLLGEVSQDEGISFV